One Elephas maximus indicus isolate mEleMax1 chromosome 18, mEleMax1 primary haplotype, whole genome shotgun sequence genomic region harbors:
- the SMIM11 gene encoding small integral membrane protein 11, with translation MNWKVLDHVPLLLYILAAKTLILCLAFAGVKVYQRRRLEAKLRRLETEKKQQPDKKDN, from the exons ATGAACTGGAAG GTCCTTGATCACGTGCCACTGCTGCTGTATATCTTAGCAGCAAAAACGTTAATACTCTGCCTGGCATTTGCTGGAGTCAAAGTTTACCAGAGGAGAAGGCTGGAAGCAAAGCTACGCAGACTGGAGACCGAAAAGAAGCAGCAGCCAGACAAGAAAGACAACTAA